The following proteins are co-located in the Hydrogenophaga sp. RAC07 genome:
- a CDS encoding response regulator, with amino-acid sequence MTETRPRILIVEDENKIAGVLLDYLAQAGYDSHHLTRGDEVEPWLDKHPVDLLLLDLMLPGKNGLDICKALRAGMPGRPAPAIIMVTARVEEIDRLLGLELGADDYICKPFSPREVIARIKAVLRRGTHTASAASEEPSGGLTMEDGAWRATIAGHDLGLTAVEYQLLKVLSARPGRIFSREQLMDLMYRDERIVSDRTVDSHIKKLRRKIQEQLPEHELIHSVYGLGYRFDPLP; translated from the coding sequence ATGACTGAAACACGCCCACGCATCCTCATCGTCGAAGATGAAAACAAGATCGCCGGCGTGCTGCTGGACTACCTCGCCCAGGCGGGCTATGACTCGCACCACCTCACGCGGGGCGACGAAGTGGAGCCCTGGCTGGACAAGCACCCGGTCGATCTGTTGCTGCTCGACCTGATGCTGCCCGGCAAGAACGGGCTGGACATCTGCAAGGCCTTGCGCGCCGGCATGCCCGGACGCCCGGCACCGGCCATCATCATGGTCACGGCGCGCGTGGAAGAGATCGACCGCCTGCTCGGGCTGGAGCTCGGCGCCGACGACTACATCTGCAAACCCTTCAGCCCGCGCGAGGTGATCGCGCGCATCAAGGCCGTGTTGCGCCGGGGCACGCACACCGCCTCAGCCGCGAGCGAAGAACCGTCCGGCGGCTTGACGATGGAGGATGGCGCGTGGCGCGCCACCATCGCCGGCCACGATCTGGGTCTGACTGCGGTGGAGTACCAGCTGCTCAAGGTCTTGAGCGCACGGCCCGGTCGCATCTTTTCGCGCGAACAACTGATGGACCTGATGTACCGCGACGAACGCATCGTCTCCGACCGCACGGTGGACAGCCACATCAAGAAGTTGCGCCGCAAGATCCAGGAACAGCTGCCGGAACACGAGCTGATCCACTCGGTCTACGGGCTCGGCTACCGGTTCGACCCGCTCCCCTAA
- a CDS encoding ATP-binding protein: MPSDRTTPTSTLPRSRAWLSRFDTLRVKLFLAIAGANVVLVMSAYLIYSWSFDKGLVEYLNKADEARLQPLIVRLAEGHRLHGNWDWITNDRQRWQDLSREVLGSGRMARRAAEGQPAALPGEGAPPPEPPPDNTAPVVTGPPPPAVPPTLTIDPRLLLLDPQHQLLMGPEGRTEQAVLKPIEVDSQLVGYLGYVPRLKMVASLERVFLAQQTRTFAAIALGMLAAVLLNAALIARWLSRRLRVLGEGTAAVAQGDYSVRLPARGHDELAQLADAFNHMATSLQAAQQARQQWIADIAHELRTPLATLRAEIEALQDGVRKPDMANLDSLAQEVHRLTRLVEDLRLLSLSDLGALDYRLATVDLGRFVGHHLSDATGLQGEALKVRSELDDGVQIRADGDRLDQVLSNLLQNTQRYSSAPTTLSVQVRRDGTEARLTWEDTGPGVPPEALPRLTERLYRVDASRSSDSGGSGLGLAIAHAIVEGHGGRMQASASALGGLRWDIWLPLHAEAAHD; encoded by the coding sequence ACAAAGGCCTGGTCGAGTACCTGAACAAGGCAGACGAGGCCCGGCTGCAACCCCTGATCGTGCGACTCGCCGAGGGCCACCGCCTGCACGGCAACTGGGACTGGATCACCAACGACCGTCAGCGCTGGCAAGACCTTTCGCGCGAGGTGCTGGGCAGCGGCCGCATGGCGCGCCGCGCAGCAGAAGGTCAGCCTGCGGCACTGCCCGGGGAAGGTGCACCCCCACCCGAACCACCACCGGACAACACCGCGCCCGTCGTCACGGGACCGCCCCCGCCCGCCGTGCCCCCCACGCTCACCATCGACCCTCGACTGCTCCTCCTGGACCCGCAGCACCAGTTGCTCATGGGACCCGAAGGCCGCACCGAACAGGCCGTGCTCAAACCCATCGAGGTCGACAGCCAGTTGGTGGGTTACCTGGGCTACGTGCCGCGGTTGAAGATGGTGGCCTCGCTGGAGCGCGTGTTCCTCGCGCAGCAGACCCGCACCTTTGCCGCGATTGCGCTGGGCATGCTCGCCGCCGTGCTGCTCAACGCCGCGCTGATCGCGCGCTGGCTCTCGCGGCGCCTGCGGGTGCTCGGCGAAGGCACGGCCGCGGTGGCGCAAGGCGACTACAGCGTGCGTCTGCCCGCGCGCGGCCACGACGAACTCGCCCAGCTTGCCGATGCCTTCAACCACATGGCCACCTCGTTGCAGGCGGCGCAACAGGCGCGCCAGCAATGGATCGCCGACATCGCGCACGAGCTGCGCACGCCGCTGGCCACGCTGCGCGCCGAGATCGAAGCCCTGCAGGACGGCGTGCGAAAGCCCGACATGGCCAACCTCGACTCGCTGGCGCAGGAAGTGCACCGCCTCACCCGGCTGGTGGAAGACCTGCGGCTGCTCTCGCTCTCCGACCTGGGTGCGCTGGACTACCGGCTGGCCACCGTGGACCTCGGCCGTTTTGTGGGTCACCACCTGAGCGACGCCACCGGCCTGCAGGGCGAAGCCCTGAAGGTTCGGAGCGAACTCGATGACGGTGTGCAGATTCGCGCCGACGGCGACCGGCTGGACCAGGTGCTCTCGAACCTGCTGCAGAACACACAGCGCTACAGCAGCGCCCCGACCACGCTGAGCGTGCAGGTGCGCCGCGACGGTACCGAAGCGCGGCTGACCTGGGAGGACACCGGACCGGGCGTGCCGCCCGAGGCCTTGCCCCGCCTGACCGAGCGGCTCTACCGCGTGGACGCTTCGCGCTCGAGCGACAGCGGCGGCTCGGGCCTGGGGCTGGCCATCGCACACGCCATTGTTGAAGGCCATGGCGGGCGCATGCAGGCCTCGGCCAGCGCGCTCGGTGGCCTGCGCTGGGACATCTGGTTGCCCCTGCACGCGGAAGCCGCCCATGACTGA
- the hemP gene encoding hemin uptake protein HemP: MNTQARPDPEREAFPAVEETEPKEGTFPSVPSESLLRGQKAVTISHNGSIYRLHATRQGKLILTK; encoded by the coding sequence ATGAACACGCAAGCTCGCCCGGACCCCGAACGGGAAGCTTTCCCGGCGGTGGAAGAAACCGAACCGAAGGAAGGCACTTTTCCGTCCGTGCCCAGCGAGTCGCTGCTGCGCGGCCAGAAGGCCGTGACGATCAGCCACAACGGATCGATCTACCGCCTGCACGCCACGCGCCAAGGCAAGCTGATCCTGACCAAGTAG
- a CDS encoding energy transducer TonB encodes MNSFSATLAPPLTPMLAVAPSRLHRRLAIVLAVVVFHVGALWALQSGLLKRAVELVIPVQVMAEFITPPQPQIEPPPPAPPVAKPTPPKPKPRPVPQPLPQPVARPTPEPSTLAPVVPPSPPAPPAPPEPVVAAAPPAPPAPPAPPRIELPSSSADYLNNPRPPYPPLSKRLGEQGRVVVRVFIEADGTASRAEVRQSSGFERLDQTAVQTVMRWRYVPGKRAGVPEAMWFNVPINFVLE; translated from the coding sequence ATGAACTCTTTCAGCGCCACCCTGGCGCCGCCCCTCACGCCCATGCTTGCTGTCGCGCCTTCACGCCTGCACCGCCGTCTGGCCATCGTGCTCGCAGTGGTCGTGTTTCACGTGGGGGCGCTCTGGGCCTTGCAAAGCGGCTTGCTCAAGCGCGCGGTGGAGCTGGTGATCCCGGTGCAAGTGATGGCCGAGTTCATCACGCCGCCGCAGCCGCAGATCGAGCCGCCGCCGCCCGCCCCGCCGGTGGCCAAGCCCACACCGCCAAAGCCGAAACCCAGGCCGGTGCCCCAGCCCCTGCCACAACCGGTGGCCAGGCCCACGCCCGAACCGTCCACGCTCGCACCGGTGGTGCCGCCCAGCCCACCCGCACCACCGGCCCCCCCCGAGCCCGTGGTGGCCGCCGCACCGCCGGCCCCGCCCGCGCCGCCCGCACCACCACGCATCGAGCTGCCGTCCAGCAGTGCCGACTACCTCAACAACCCACGCCCGCCCTACCCGCCGCTGTCCAAGCGCCTGGGTGAACAAGGCAGGGTGGTGGTGCGCGTCTTCATCGAAGCGGATGGAACCGCCTCACGAGCCGAGGTGCGCCAGTCCAGCGGCTTCGAGCGACTGGACCAGACCGCGGTGCAAACGGTGATGCGCTGGCGCTATGTGCCCGGCAAACGCGCCGGTGTGCCCGAGGCCATGTGGTTCAACGTGCCGATCAATTTCGTTTTGGAATAA
- a CDS encoding MotA/TolQ/ExbB proton channel family protein, with amino-acid sequence MEPQLATSGIAHVWAQGDWVTRSVAIVLLVMSLATWIIILWKALDQRAQRAQAKGVEGFWHSADFAEGLDKLGSPEGNPFRAVALEGRESTRHILHKDGHNGSPPQRQLHDSLDVSDWVERSLRKSVDDHTARAQSGLSVLASVASTAPFVGLFGTVWGIYHALLSIGAAGQVSIDQVAGPIGEALIMTALGLLVAIPAVLGYNALVRGNKGISHQLNRFAHDLHAYFVTGARVTAGGDGKVLPMKKTL; translated from the coding sequence ATGGAACCACAACTCGCCACTTCGGGCATCGCCCACGTCTGGGCCCAGGGCGACTGGGTCACCCGTTCGGTGGCCATCGTGCTGCTGGTCATGTCCCTGGCCACCTGGATCATCATCCTGTGGAAGGCGCTGGACCAACGCGCCCAACGCGCACAGGCCAAGGGCGTTGAAGGTTTCTGGCACAGCGCCGACTTCGCAGAAGGCCTGGACAAGCTGGGCTCGCCAGAAGGCAACCCGTTTCGGGCCGTGGCCCTGGAAGGCCGCGAATCCACACGCCACATCCTGCACAAGGACGGCCACAACGGTTCGCCGCCGCAGCGCCAGTTGCACGACAGCCTCGACGTGAGCGACTGGGTCGAGCGTTCGTTGCGCAAGAGCGTGGACGACCACACCGCACGCGCGCAGAGCGGGCTGTCGGTGCTGGCCTCGGTGGCGTCCACCGCGCCCTTCGTGGGCCTGTTCGGCACGGTCTGGGGCATCTACCACGCGCTCTTGAGCATCGGCGCGGCGGGCCAGGTCAGCATCGACCAGGTGGCCGGGCCGATCGGCGAGGCGCTGATCATGACGGCGCTGGGCCTGCTGGTGGCCATTCCCGCGGTGCTGGGCTACAACGCCCTGGTGCGCGGCAACAAGGGCATCAGCCACCAGCTCAACCGTTTCGCGCACGACCTGCACGCCTACTTCGTCACCGGCGCCCGCGTCACCGCAGGTGGTGACGGCAAGGTGCTGCCGATGAAGAAAACCCTGTAA
- a CDS encoding ExbD/TolR family protein, which translates to MAIGTSQDNDDMMSEINMIPFIDVMLVLLIIFIITVPVIKHAVNIELPQASMEKVLDKPENIRLSVDADGVYFWNDQRVEDADFAIRLTAAAAQEPQPELHIRGDKAVRYERVAQAMATAQRSGVRKIGFITEPAP; encoded by the coding sequence ATGGCCATTGGAACCTCCCAGGACAACGACGACATGATGAGCGAGATCAACATGATCCCGTTCATCGACGTGATGCTGGTGCTGCTGATCATCTTCATCATCACGGTGCCGGTGATCAAACACGCAGTCAACATCGAACTGCCGCAAGCCAGCATGGAGAAGGTGCTGGACAAGCCGGAGAACATCCGCCTCTCGGTGGACGCCGACGGTGTGTACTTCTGGAACGACCAGCGCGTGGAAGACGCCGACTTCGCCATCCGCCTGACGGCTGCTGCCGCGCAAGAGCCGCAGCCCGAGCTGCACATCCGCGGCGACAAGGCGGTGCGCTACGAACGTGTGGCGCAAGCCATGGCCACCGCGCAGCGCAGCGGCGTGCGCAAGATCGGCTTCATCACCGAACCCGCACCATGA
- a CDS encoding GlcG/HbpS family heme-binding protein, translated as MKNKPMLESADVKLIAAAAEAEALKNNWAVTIAIVDDGGHLLGLQRLDGAAAISSHIAPAKAHTAAMGRRESKVYEDVINQGRTSFLSAPFLSGMLEGGVPIMKDGQCLGAVGVSGVKSTEDAQIARAGIAAIGL; from the coding sequence ATGAAAAACAAACCCATGCTGGAAAGCGCCGACGTCAAACTGATCGCTGCGGCGGCCGAGGCCGAAGCGCTGAAGAACAACTGGGCGGTCACGATCGCCATCGTGGACGACGGCGGGCATTTGCTGGGCCTGCAGCGGCTGGACGGCGCAGCCGCGATCTCCTCGCACATTGCCCCGGCCAAGGCCCACACGGCGGCCATGGGACGGCGCGAGAGCAAGGTCTACGAGGACGTGATCAACCAGGGCCGCACATCGTTCCTGAGCGCTCCGTTCCTCTCAGGCATGCTGGAAGGCGGCGTGCCGATCATGAAAGACGGCCAGTGCCTGGGTGCGGTGGGTGTGAGCGGCGTGAAGTCGACCGAAGACGCGCAGATTGCGCGCGCAGGCATTGCCGCCATCGGGCTGTAA
- a CDS encoding Bax inhibitor-1 family protein codes for MTDQVHTSGRFGTAVSSDAQRNKVMRNTYWLLALSMLPTVLGAWIGVQTGITAALTGGIGLIVFLGGAFGFMYAIEKTKNSAAGVPVLLGFTFFMGLMLSRLLASVLGFSNGSSLIMTAFGGTAGVFFVMANLSTVIKRDISGMGKWLFVGALAIMIGAIINVFVGSPAAMAAIATLAIVVFSMYLLYDLKRIVDGGETNYITATLGLYLSVFNIFQSLLMLLGMFGGDRE; via the coding sequence ATGACCGATCAAGTCCACACCAGCGGCCGCTTCGGCACCGCGGTATCGAGCGATGCGCAGCGCAACAAAGTCATGCGCAACACCTACTGGCTGCTGGCCCTGTCCATGCTGCCGACCGTACTGGGCGCCTGGATCGGCGTGCAGACCGGCATCACGGCCGCGCTCACGGGTGGCATCGGACTGATCGTCTTTCTGGGCGGCGCCTTCGGCTTCATGTACGCCATCGAGAAGACCAAGAACTCCGCCGCCGGCGTGCCGGTGCTGCTGGGCTTCACCTTCTTCATGGGCCTGATGCTCTCGCGCCTGCTGGCCTCGGTGCTTGGCTTCAGCAACGGCTCCAGCCTGATCATGACGGCCTTCGGCGGCACCGCCGGCGTGTTCTTCGTCATGGCGAACCTGTCGACCGTGATCAAGCGCGACATCTCGGGCATGGGCAAGTGGCTCTTCGTGGGCGCCCTGGCCATCATGATCGGCGCGATCATCAACGTGTTCGTGGGCAGCCCGGCCGCCATGGCCGCCATTGCCACCCTGGCCATCGTGGTGTTCAGCATGTACCTGCTGTACGACCTGAAGCGCATCGTGGACGGCGGCGAGACCAACTACATCACCGCCACCCTGGGCCTGTACCTGAGCGTCTTCAACATCTTCCAGAGCCTGTTGATGCTGTTGGGCATGTTCGGCGGCGACCGCGAATAA